In one Lolium rigidum isolate FL_2022 chromosome 3, APGP_CSIRO_Lrig_0.1, whole genome shotgun sequence genomic region, the following are encoded:
- the LOC124704401 gene encoding proteasome assembly chaperone 2-like — translation MEFALVDGESFSPSCSTLVMPALSIGNVGQLAVDLLIPSAKARRVAYLDEPSVLPCAGNDAFGPDAVGDLALALEEYESPSNGLAFIQQRSPIITGMMISFAKNVANFVSSIGKDHLVILSSLDSGKRRVIDAPNDILYYLSSCNEDGSDPEYEKLGWKKLEEYDPSQRLWKSLANLIDGGVLSEDMADDAEEMTLSDYYATLPFAALFFACKAKGLKVSCVLCYCSEGDNMPESFHLAEAVCKLVGQDPEQFHGNGSNGWTIPLSWKSVYGPPPDMSIF, via the exons ATGGAATTCGccctcgtcgacggcgagagcttCTCGCCGTCCTGCTCCACGCTCGTCATG CCCGCGCTCTCGATAGGCAACGTGGGGCAGCTCGCCGTGGACCTGCTGATACCGTCGGCCAAAGCGAGGCGCGTGGCCTACCTCGACGAGCCCTCCGTGCTGCCCTGCGCCGGCAACGACGCCTTCGGCCCCGACGCCGTCGGCGACCTCGCGCTCGCGCTCGAAG AGTATGAATCACCATCTAATGGGCTGGCTTTCATTCAACAAAGGTCTCCAATTATTACA GGGATGATGATTTCATTTGCAAAAAATGTTGCTAATTTCGTCAGTAGCATTGGAAAAGACCATCTTGTTATCCTTTCAAGTTTAGACTCTGGCAAAAGAAGAGTAATTGATGCCCCCAA TGATATCCTCTATTACCTTTCAAGTTGCAATGAGGATGGATCTGATCCAGAATATGAGAAGTTAGGGTGGAAGAAACTtgaggaatatgatccatctcaaCGATTGTGGAAATCTCTAGCTAATCTAATTGACGGTGGTGTTCTTTCAGAGGATATGGCTGATGATGCTGAAGAGATGACATTAAGTGATTACTATGCAACCTTGCCATTTGCAGCTCTATTCTTTGCCTGCAAG GCCAAAGGTTTGAAAGTTAGCTGTGTACTATGCTACTGCTCAGAAGGGGACAATATGCCAGAATCTTTTCATTTGGCAGAGGCAGTATGCAAACTTGTAGGTCAAGACCCTGAACAATTCCACG GAAATGGGTCAAATGGATGGACTATTCCCTTGTCGTGGAAATCAGTTTATGGACCTCCACCTGATATGTCTATTTTCTAG